The Bryobacteraceae bacterium genome includes a window with the following:
- the purQ gene encoding phosphoribosylformylglycinamidine synthase subunit PurQ, which translates to MKFGVVVFPGSNCDHDAWHAAGHVAGHQAEFLWHNENTVRGVDCVILPGGFSYGDYLRCGAIAKFSPVMNAVREHARSGGLVLGICNGFQILTECGLLPGALIRNRGLNFICKPVRLRVETIDSPFTCAYTKGQEAVIPIAHGEGCYVADRRTLDELEAEDRVAFRYLDNPNGSLRDIAGILSRGRNVLGMMPHPERAVEPLLGSADGLGVFLSLARCFAERTR; encoded by the coding sequence ATGAAGTTCGGCGTCGTCGTCTTTCCCGGCAGCAATTGCGATCACGACGCCTGGCATGCCGCGGGCCATGTGGCCGGCCACCAGGCGGAATTCCTCTGGCATAACGAAAACACCGTCCGCGGCGTCGACTGCGTCATCCTTCCCGGCGGCTTCAGCTACGGGGATTACCTCCGTTGCGGCGCCATCGCCAAGTTCTCTCCCGTCATGAACGCCGTCAGGGAGCACGCCCGCTCCGGCGGCCTCGTCCTCGGCATCTGCAACGGGTTCCAGATCCTCACCGAGTGCGGCCTCCTGCCCGGCGCCCTCATCCGCAACCGCGGCCTCAACTTCATCTGCAAACCCGTCCGCCTGCGCGTCGAAACCATCGACTCCCCCTTCACCTGCGCCTACACGAAAGGCCAGGAAGCCGTCATCCCCATCGCCCACGGCGAGGGCTGCTACGTCGCCGATAGGCGCACCCTCGACGAGCTCGAAGCCGAAGACCGCGTCGCCTTCCGCTATCTCGACAACCCCAACGGCTCGCTGCGCGACATCGCCGGCATCCTCAGCCGCGGGCGCAACGTCCTCGGCATGATGCCCCACCCGGAGCGCGCCGTCGAGCCGCTGCTCGGCTCGGCCGACGGCCTCGGCGTCTTCCTTTCTTTGGCCCGCTGTTTCGCGGAGCGCACACGCTAG
- a CDS encoding 23S rRNA (guanosine(2251)-2'-O)-methyltransferase RlmB, with the protein MALLAGIHAVREALRAGRPIERVSIARGAGGARLQEIIDLCRQAGVPVRFEPREALDRMSRAAPHQGVVAVAAAQRASKLEDVLARAGLLVVLDGVEDPHNFGAIIRTAYAAGATAVVAPERRAAPLSEAAAKAAAGALSLLPVVRVTNINRALEEMKQAGFWIYGVDERGSTAYYEAEYSDPAALVFGGEGRGLHELTRKRCDFLLRIPMSGQIASLNVSVAAGIVLFDWRRRMKPAEPPQP; encoded by the coding sequence ATGGCATTGCTGGCAGGCATTCATGCGGTGCGCGAGGCGCTGCGCGCGGGACGCCCGATCGAAAGGGTGTCGATTGCGCGGGGCGCGGGCGGGGCGCGGCTGCAGGAGATCATCGATCTGTGCCGGCAGGCCGGGGTGCCGGTGCGGTTCGAGCCGCGGGAGGCGCTGGACCGGATGAGCCGCGCGGCGCCGCATCAGGGCGTGGTGGCAGTGGCGGCGGCGCAGCGGGCTTCAAAACTTGAGGACGTGCTGGCGCGCGCCGGCCTGCTGGTGGTGCTGGACGGGGTCGAAGATCCGCACAATTTCGGGGCGATCATCCGCACGGCGTATGCGGCGGGCGCGACAGCCGTGGTGGCGCCGGAACGGCGCGCGGCGCCGCTGTCGGAAGCGGCGGCGAAAGCGGCCGCGGGGGCGCTGTCGCTGCTGCCGGTGGTGCGGGTGACGAACATCAACCGCGCGCTCGAGGAGATGAAGCAGGCGGGCTTCTGGATCTACGGGGTGGACGAGCGGGGTTCGACTGCGTATTACGAGGCGGAGTATTCCGATCCGGCGGCGCTCGTGTTCGGCGGCGAGGGGCGCGGGCTGCACGAGCTGACGAGGAAGCGCTGCGACTTCCTGCTGCGGATTCCGATGTCGGGGCAGATTGCGAGTCTCAATGTGAGCGTGGCGGCGGGCATCGTGCTGTTCGACTGGCGGAGGAGGATGAAGCCGGCAGAGCCGCCGCAGCCGTGA
- the eutE gene encoding aldehyde dehydrogenase, translated as MTSEQEKLVAEIAREVLARLEGRVPGRDGAARAAEPAAPITGDGVFATVDEAAEAAAEAQPKIAAMSLSERGRMVDLIKDLCSRHAEEWGRLELEETGLGRLDHKIEKLRIIRNVPGVEALEAKARTDKDGMCLIERAPWGVVGMVLPATHSAPTLASNAINVLAAGNAAVFSPHPAGAKIAMRAMQHFNRAIAETTGVRNALTMCATASIRTAEEVFRHPKIALLCVTGGPAVVRAAMKHGKRVIAAGPGNPPVVVDETADLDLAARSVVQGAGFDNNLLCIGEKEVFVVAAVFDAFMAAMRRAKAFELKHDAIERLTRAAFDLEHDGKGCAHGHLKKDLIGKDVAVLARAAGVEVPPGTELLFGETQEDHVFVQEEQMMPFVPVVKVKDVDDAIRAAVKAERGFRHTAMIHSRNLNNVTKMARAMNTTLFVHNAPCVAALGSGAPGYLSYSIATPTGEGVTTALTFTRERQIALGAGALRIL; from the coding sequence ATGACGAGCGAGCAGGAGAAACTGGTTGCCGAGATCGCGCGCGAGGTGCTGGCGCGGCTGGAGGGGCGGGTTCCGGGACGGGACGGCGCTGCGCGCGCGGCTGAACCGGCGGCGCCGATAACGGGCGACGGCGTGTTCGCGACGGTCGACGAGGCGGCGGAAGCAGCGGCCGAAGCGCAGCCGAAGATCGCCGCGATGAGCCTGTCCGAGCGCGGGCGGATGGTGGATCTGATCAAGGATCTGTGTTCGCGTCACGCGGAAGAGTGGGGGCGGCTCGAGCTGGAAGAGACGGGGCTGGGGCGGCTCGACCACAAGATCGAAAAGCTGCGGATCATCCGAAATGTTCCGGGCGTCGAAGCGCTGGAGGCGAAGGCGCGGACGGACAAGGACGGGATGTGCCTGATCGAGCGGGCGCCCTGGGGCGTAGTGGGGATGGTGCTGCCGGCGACGCATTCGGCGCCGACGCTCGCCTCGAACGCGATCAACGTGCTGGCGGCGGGCAACGCGGCGGTGTTCAGCCCGCATCCGGCAGGCGCGAAGATCGCCATGCGCGCGATGCAGCACTTCAATCGCGCGATCGCGGAGACGACGGGCGTGCGGAATGCGCTGACGATGTGCGCAACGGCGAGCATCCGGACGGCGGAAGAGGTGTTCCGGCACCCGAAGATCGCGCTGTTGTGCGTGACGGGCGGACCGGCGGTAGTGCGCGCGGCGATGAAGCACGGCAAGCGCGTGATCGCGGCGGGACCGGGCAATCCGCCGGTGGTGGTGGACGAGACGGCGGACCTCGATCTGGCGGCGCGCTCGGTCGTGCAGGGAGCGGGGTTCGACAACAACCTGCTCTGCATCGGCGAGAAAGAAGTGTTCGTGGTGGCGGCGGTGTTCGATGCATTCATGGCGGCGATGCGGCGGGCGAAGGCTTTCGAGCTGAAGCACGACGCCATTGAGAGGCTGACGCGGGCGGCGTTCGATCTCGAGCATGACGGCAAGGGGTGCGCGCACGGACATCTGAAAAAAGATCTGATCGGCAAGGACGTGGCTGTTCTGGCGCGGGCGGCGGGCGTCGAGGTTCCGCCGGGAACGGAGCTGCTTTTCGGCGAGACGCAGGAGGATCATGTCTTCGTGCAGGAAGAGCAGATGATGCCGTTCGTGCCGGTGGTGAAGGTAAAGGATGTCGACGATGCGATCCGCGCGGCTGTGAAGGCGGAGCGAGGGTTCCGGCATACGGCGATGATCCACTCGCGGAACCTGAACAACGTGACGAAGATGGCGCGGGCGATGAACACGACGCTGTTCGTGCACAACGCGCCGTGCGTGGCGGCGCTGGGTTCGGGAGCGCCGGGATATCTGAGCTATTCGATCGCGACGCCGACGGGGGAAGGCGTGACCACGGCGCTGACGTTCACGCGCGAGCGGCAGATTGCCCTGGGGGCAGGGGCGTTGAGGATTCTCTGA
- the ileS gene encoding isoleucine--tRNA ligase: MDTGSLDLKKTVNLPSTGFSMKANLAVNEPKMLERWRAQGIYGRIREARRGRPMYVLHDGPPYANGNIHLGHAFNKILKDFIVKWKTMTGHDSPYVPGWDCHGLPIEIKVDSQLGPKKAKMTVAQIRAECRKYAEKYVKLQSESFQRLGVFGRWEDPYLTMSAEYEAIIARAFVDFLAQGSVYKGLKPVHWCIHCRTALAEAEVEYENHTSPSIWVRFPLLSDAAGIDPALKGREVYGLIWTTTPWTIPANVAIAYHPSFEYAAIEADGAVYIVAAALAEATAQNCGWTAPREVARFTGAKLEGARFRHPFLERESPGVLADYVTLEQGTGAVHTAPGHGAEDYLTGQKYGLPTFCPVDAGGRFFHAQGAPGRLPEALIGKTVWEGNPVVSSILREAGMLLAEKKLEHSYPHCWRCHNPTIFRATEQWFIGMERNNLRQKALEAIHEVKWHPEWGEERMANMIATRPDWCISRQRVWGVPIVVFYCEQCHEPLTDRRFLDRVVDLFAQHTADAWYDRTAAELLGPEAKCAACGGTEFRKENDILDVWFDSGASHLAVLHEGNGLPWPCDMYLEGGDQYRGWFHSSLLVGVGLRGRSPYRECATNGWVLDGEGRAMSKSLGNVIAPEDIIKNYGADVLRLWVSSVAFQEDVRVSELILTRLTEAYRKIRNTFRYALGNLHDFDPVQDALPGGELFEIDRWILYRTASLVEQCRRWYDELAFHRVYQAVYNFTTTDLSAVYYDILKDRLYTSAPKSRARRSAQTALYRVQHALVRLFAPVLAFTCEEAWGHMRRLPGDPESVHLALAPLPEELTAGLPEEHERLSADWDRLMEVREAVLKSLEEARNAKLIGAPLEAKIVLEADGGLMPLLERYQAELPSIFITSQVELRSGDSLRATVLRADGGKCERCWKYSTAIGADAAFPTICPACASAVREMTGA; the protein is encoded by the coding sequence ATGGACACTGGAAGTCTTGATCTGAAAAAGACCGTCAATCTGCCCTCGACCGGTTTCAGCATGAAGGCGAACCTGGCGGTGAACGAGCCGAAGATGCTGGAGCGCTGGCGGGCGCAGGGCATTTACGGGCGCATCCGCGAAGCCCGGCGGGGACGCCCGATGTACGTGCTGCACGACGGGCCGCCGTACGCGAACGGCAACATCCATCTGGGCCACGCGTTCAACAAGATTCTGAAGGACTTCATCGTCAAGTGGAAGACGATGACGGGCCACGATTCGCCGTACGTGCCGGGATGGGACTGCCACGGGCTGCCGATCGAGATCAAGGTGGACAGCCAGCTGGGGCCGAAGAAGGCGAAGATGACGGTGGCGCAGATCCGCGCCGAGTGCCGCAAATACGCCGAGAAATACGTGAAGCTGCAGAGCGAGTCGTTCCAGCGGCTGGGGGTGTTCGGCCGGTGGGAAGACCCGTATCTGACGATGAGCGCCGAGTATGAGGCGATCATCGCGCGGGCGTTCGTCGATTTTCTGGCGCAGGGTTCGGTCTACAAGGGGCTGAAGCCGGTGCACTGGTGCATCCACTGCAGGACGGCGCTGGCGGAAGCGGAAGTCGAGTACGAGAACCACACGAGCCCGTCGATCTGGGTGCGGTTCCCGCTGCTGTCGGACGCGGCGGGGATCGATCCCGCGCTGAAGGGGCGCGAGGTGTACGGGCTGATCTGGACGACGACGCCGTGGACGATTCCAGCCAACGTGGCCATCGCGTATCATCCGTCGTTCGAGTACGCGGCGATCGAAGCGGACGGCGCCGTGTACATCGTGGCGGCTGCGCTGGCTGAAGCGACGGCGCAGAACTGCGGCTGGACGGCGCCGCGGGAAGTGGCGCGGTTCACGGGGGCGAAGCTGGAAGGCGCGCGGTTCCGGCATCCGTTTCTCGAACGCGAATCGCCCGGCGTGCTGGCCGATTATGTGACGCTCGAGCAGGGCACGGGCGCGGTGCACACGGCGCCGGGGCATGGCGCGGAGGACTATCTGACGGGCCAGAAATACGGGCTGCCGACGTTCTGCCCCGTGGATGCGGGCGGGCGGTTCTTCCACGCGCAGGGCGCGCCGGGGCGGCTGCCGGAAGCGCTGATCGGAAAGACCGTGTGGGAAGGCAACCCGGTGGTCAGTTCGATTCTGCGCGAAGCGGGCATGCTGCTGGCGGAGAAGAAGCTGGAGCACTCCTACCCGCACTGCTGGCGCTGCCACAATCCGACGATTTTCCGCGCCACCGAGCAGTGGTTCATCGGCATGGAGCGGAACAACCTTCGGCAGAAGGCGCTGGAGGCGATCCACGAAGTGAAGTGGCACCCGGAGTGGGGCGAAGAGCGCATGGCGAACATGATTGCGACGCGCCCTGACTGGTGCATCTCGCGGCAGCGCGTGTGGGGCGTTCCGATCGTGGTGTTCTATTGCGAGCAGTGCCACGAGCCGCTGACCGACCGGCGGTTCCTGGACCGGGTGGTGGACCTGTTCGCGCAACACACGGCTGACGCCTGGTACGACCGCACGGCGGCGGAGCTGCTGGGACCGGAGGCGAAGTGCGCTGCATGCGGCGGCACGGAGTTCCGGAAAGAGAACGACATTCTGGACGTGTGGTTCGATTCGGGCGCAAGCCATCTGGCGGTGCTGCACGAGGGCAACGGGCTGCCGTGGCCGTGCGACATGTATCTGGAAGGCGGCGATCAGTACCGCGGGTGGTTCCATTCGTCGCTGCTGGTAGGGGTGGGGCTGCGCGGGCGGTCGCCGTACCGGGAGTGCGCGACGAACGGCTGGGTGCTGGATGGCGAGGGACGGGCGATGTCGAAGTCGCTCGGCAATGTCATCGCGCCGGAGGACATCATCAAGAACTACGGCGCCGACGTGCTGCGGCTGTGGGTCAGCTCGGTGGCGTTCCAGGAAGACGTGCGCGTGTCCGAGCTGATTCTGACGCGCCTGACGGAGGCGTACCGCAAGATCCGGAACACGTTCCGGTATGCGCTGGGCAACCTGCACGATTTCGATCCCGTGCAGGACGCGCTGCCGGGGGGCGAGCTGTTCGAGATCGACCGCTGGATTCTTTACCGCACGGCGTCGCTGGTGGAGCAGTGCCGGCGCTGGTACGACGAGCTGGCTTTCCACCGCGTGTATCAGGCTGTGTACAACTTCACGACGACGGACCTGAGCGCGGTGTATTACGACATTCTGAAGGACCGCCTGTACACGAGCGCGCCGAAATCGAGGGCGCGGCGCAGCGCGCAGACGGCGCTGTACCGGGTGCAGCACGCGCTGGTGCGGCTGTTCGCGCCGGTGCTGGCGTTTACGTGCGAAGAGGCGTGGGGGCATATGCGGCGCCTGCCGGGCGATCCCGAGAGCGTCCATCTCGCTCTGGCGCCGCTGCCGGAGGAGCTGACCGCCGGTCTGCCAGAGGAACATGAGCGGCTGAGCGCGGACTGGGACCGGCTGATGGAAGTCCGCGAGGCGGTGCTCAAAAGCCTGGAGGAGGCGCGCAACGCGAAGCTGATCGGCGCGCCGCTGGAGGCGAAAATCGTGCTGGAAGCGGACGGCGGGCTGATGCCGCTGCTCGAGCGCTATCAGGCCGAGCTTCCGTCCATTTTCATCACCTCGCAGGTGGAGCTGCGCAGTGGCGACTCGTTGCGGGCGACGGTGCTGCGGGCCGATGGCGGCAAGTGCGAGCGCTGCTGGAAGTACTCGACGGCGATCGGCGCCGACGCGGCGTTTCCGACGATCTGCCCGGCGTGCGCTTCCGCAGTGCGGGAAATGACGGGGGCGTGA
- the purF gene encoding amidophosphoribosyltransferase: MPEQRENPAWDKLREECGIFAIYGHPEAAKLAHLGLHALQHRGQESAGIASSDGSMVYCHKDMGHVTDIFTADVLARLPGHIAIGHTRYSTAGDTALLNAQPFSVACSKGRIAVAHNGNLTNAPELRQQLEKSGSIFQATSDTEVILHLVARSAERTLSGALREALLMIDGAFSLVFLAQDRIIVARDPHGFRPLAIGLMNLRSGPAYVFASETCAFDLIDASHIGDVEPGEMVIAGPQGLEREFFTVPQRRAQCVFEHVYFSRPDSIVFGRSVQFSREMMGRLLAQEKPVEADVVVPIPDSGVAAALGYSSASGIPFRHGLIRNHYVGRTFIEPSQAIRDFGVRLKLNPVREILRGKRVILVDDSIVRGTTSQKIVRMVRNAGAREVHMRISCPPTMSPCYYGVDTPTKRELIAANQSIEEIRQFIGADTLAYLSLENLMKSVDDDGQSYCYACYTGRYPTHIVSVDGLLASRIRT, translated from the coding sequence ATGCCTGAGCAGCGTGAAAACCCGGCCTGGGACAAGCTCCGCGAAGAGTGCGGCATCTTCGCCATCTACGGCCACCCGGAAGCCGCCAAGCTCGCCCACCTCGGCCTGCACGCCCTGCAGCACCGCGGCCAGGAAAGCGCCGGCATCGCCTCCAGCGACGGCTCGATGGTCTATTGCCACAAGGACATGGGCCACGTCACCGACATCTTCACCGCCGACGTCCTCGCCCGCCTGCCCGGCCACATCGCCATCGGCCACACGCGCTACTCCACCGCCGGCGACACCGCGCTGCTCAACGCCCAGCCCTTTTCGGTCGCCTGCAGCAAGGGCCGCATCGCCGTCGCCCACAACGGCAATCTGACCAACGCGCCCGAGCTCCGCCAGCAGCTCGAAAAAAGCGGCTCCATCTTCCAGGCCACCAGCGACACGGAAGTCATCCTCCACCTCGTCGCCCGCAGCGCCGAGCGCACCCTCTCCGGCGCGCTGCGCGAAGCGCTGCTCATGATCGACGGCGCCTTCTCGCTCGTCTTTCTCGCCCAGGACCGCATCATCGTCGCCCGCGATCCCCACGGCTTCCGCCCGCTCGCCATCGGCCTCATGAACCTGCGCTCCGGTCCCGCTTACGTCTTCGCCAGCGAGACCTGCGCCTTCGACCTCATCGACGCCTCCCACATCGGCGACGTCGAGCCCGGCGAGATGGTCATCGCCGGTCCCCAGGGCCTCGAGCGCGAGTTCTTCACCGTCCCCCAGCGCCGCGCCCAGTGCGTCTTCGAACACGTCTACTTCTCGCGCCCCGACTCCATCGTCTTCGGCCGCAGCGTCCAGTTCTCCCGTGAAATGATGGGCCGCCTGTTGGCTCAGGAAAAGCCCGTCGAAGCCGATGTCGTCGTGCCCATCCCGGACTCCGGCGTCGCTGCCGCCCTCGGCTATTCTTCCGCTTCCGGCATCCCCTTCCGCCACGGCCTCATCCGCAATCACTACGTTGGCCGTACCTTCATCGAACCCTCCCAGGCCATCCGCGACTTCGGCGTGCGGCTCAAGCTGAACCCCGTGCGCGAAATCCTGCGCGGCAAGCGCGTCATCCTCGTCGACGATTCCATCGTCCGCGGCACCACCTCGCAGAAAATCGTCCGCATGGTCCGCAACGCCGGCGCGCGCGAGGTGCATATGCGCATCTCCTGCCCGCCCACGATGTCGCCCTGCTACTACGGCGTCGACACCCCGACCAAACGCGAACTCATCGCCGCCAACCAGTCCATCGAAGAGATCCGCCAGTTCATCGGCGCCGACACGCTCGCCTATCTCTCGCTCGAAAACCTCATGAAATCGGTCGACGACGACGGCCAGTCCTACTGCTACGCCTGCTACACCGGCCGCTATCCCACCCACATCGTCTCCGTCGACGGCCTGCTCGCCTCCCGCATCCGGACCTGA
- a CDS encoding L-fuculose-phosphate aldolase produces the protein MSRRDLSRHRIITAQDVEDAARAGVVELLLQPGAMLTPEAAEAVARHGLRLCGREGGDGWEALLNSAEAQPFKEEICAVGRKLWQRMYVDGNGGNISYRLRDDAVLCTPTLCSKADLTPADLCLVDLDGKQLAGGRARTSEILLHLEIYKAVPEARAVVHCHPPHATAYAITGRVPPTCIIPEYEVFIGKVALSPYETPGTKKFAETVLPFVKTHNTVLLANHGIVCWADTVTHAEWYAEVVDTYCWTLMLAQQLGAPLSHIPADKAGDLLAIKQKLGLPDARLEGDSCPVCDMPERPGAITTIPSSGVASGRSSAVTDELIAAVTEAVLRELEKKRRG, from the coding sequence ATGAGCCGGAGGGATCTGAGCCGGCACCGGATCATCACCGCGCAGGACGTGGAAGACGCGGCGCGCGCGGGCGTCGTGGAGCTGCTGCTGCAGCCGGGCGCGATGCTGACGCCGGAAGCAGCCGAAGCGGTGGCGCGGCACGGACTGCGGCTGTGCGGGCGCGAAGGCGGCGATGGATGGGAAGCGCTGCTGAATTCCGCCGAGGCGCAGCCGTTCAAGGAAGAGATCTGCGCCGTGGGACGCAAGCTGTGGCAGCGCATGTACGTGGACGGCAACGGGGGCAACATCAGCTACCGGCTGCGGGACGACGCGGTGCTGTGCACGCCGACGCTGTGCAGCAAGGCGGACCTGACTCCGGCTGATCTGTGCCTGGTGGATCTGGACGGCAAGCAGCTGGCAGGAGGCAGGGCGCGCACGAGCGAGATCCTGCTCCATCTGGAGATTTACAAGGCGGTGCCGGAGGCGCGGGCGGTGGTGCACTGCCATCCGCCGCACGCGACGGCGTACGCGATTACGGGGCGTGTTCCCCCAACGTGCATCATCCCCGAATATGAGGTGTTCATCGGTAAGGTGGCTCTTTCGCCGTACGAGACGCCGGGCACGAAGAAGTTCGCCGAGACGGTGCTGCCCTTTGTGAAGACGCACAACACGGTGCTGCTGGCCAATCATGGCATCGTGTGCTGGGCGGACACGGTGACGCACGCCGAGTGGTACGCCGAAGTGGTGGACACGTACTGCTGGACGCTGATGCTGGCGCAGCAGCTCGGCGCGCCGCTTTCGCACATCCCGGCGGACAAGGCGGGCGATCTGCTGGCGATCAAACAGAAGCTCGGGCTGCCGGATGCGCGGCTGGAAGGCGACTCCTGCCCGGTGTGCGATATGCCGGAGCGTCCGGGAGCGATCACGACGATCCCGAGTTCGGGAGTTGCGAGCGGGCGTTCTTCGGCGGTGACGGATGAGCTGATCGCGGCGGTGACGGAGGCGGTGCTCAGAGAGCTGGAGAAGAAGCGGCGGGGGTGA
- the purL gene encoding phosphoribosylformylglycinamidine synthase subunit PurL, translated as MSEITPEIVAAHSITPDEYQRIVSILGREPNLTELGIFSVMWSEHCSYKSSRVHLKKLPTRGRYVVQGPGENAGIVTLGHDAEGNEWVIAFKIESHNHPSFIEPFQGAATGVGGILRDIFTMGARPIAVMDALRFGPLDDEQAGARNRRILDGVVHGIAHYGNCFGVPTVGGETMFEPSYNGNPLVNVFALGIARRDRIFYGRACGVGNPVIYVGAKTGRDGIHGATMASGEFTEESKQKRPNVQVGDPFMEKLLLEACLEAMETGAVAGIQDMGAAGLTCSTCEMGSRAGTGIEIDLMHVPQRETGMTPYEILLSESQERMLLVAHQGREQEVLDVFRKWGLDARIIGRVTGDGMMRVKNHGQVVAEIPSRPLADEAPLYHRPFTRPLREVPMEAPAFASADLAADLFTLAGAQDLCDKRWIWEQYDFMVRTNTVLGPGADAAVLRIKETGTMIAMALDGNGRYCYLDPRQGARLLVAECARNLACVGAEPVGATNNLNFGNPEKPAIMAQIVEAIEGMAEACTVFETPITGGNVSLYNETLGEAIFPTPVIGLVGTMPLIEPPGIGFRAAGRALYLIGGIGAADEIRMGGTQYAKQVLRQLWGLPPEIDFELEKRVQAAVREMARSGAVDSAHDISDGGLAWCLAECCFPRETGARVDLDSDLRPELLLFHEGPSRVVVSTANPARVEEIAARHGAPALRIGETGGRELVIANRGAELLRVSVRGLKQRWSSALEEWLHAGQEIHA; from the coding sequence ATGAGCGAAATCACCCCGGAAATCGTCGCGGCGCACTCCATCACGCCGGACGAATACCAGCGGATCGTGTCCATTCTCGGCCGCGAGCCCAACCTCACCGAGCTCGGCATCTTCAGCGTCATGTGGAGCGAGCACTGCAGCTACAAAAGCTCCCGCGTCCACCTGAAGAAGCTCCCCACCCGCGGCAGATACGTCGTGCAGGGACCCGGAGAGAACGCCGGCATCGTCACCCTCGGCCATGACGCGGAAGGCAACGAGTGGGTCATCGCCTTCAAGATCGAATCGCACAACCACCCCAGCTTCATCGAGCCCTTCCAGGGCGCGGCCACCGGCGTCGGCGGCATCCTGCGCGACATCTTCACCATGGGCGCGCGCCCCATCGCCGTCATGGACGCCCTCCGCTTCGGTCCGCTCGATGACGAGCAGGCAGGCGCGCGCAACCGCCGCATCCTCGACGGCGTCGTCCACGGCATCGCCCACTACGGCAACTGCTTCGGCGTGCCCACCGTCGGCGGCGAAACCATGTTCGAGCCCAGCTACAACGGCAACCCGCTCGTCAACGTCTTCGCCCTCGGCATCGCCCGCCGCGACAGGATCTTCTACGGACGCGCCTGCGGCGTTGGCAACCCCGTCATTTACGTCGGCGCGAAAACCGGCCGCGACGGCATCCACGGCGCCACCATGGCCTCGGGCGAATTCACCGAAGAAAGCAAGCAGAAGCGCCCCAACGTCCAGGTCGGCGATCCCTTCATGGAGAAGCTCCTGCTCGAAGCCTGCCTCGAAGCCATGGAAACCGGCGCCGTCGCCGGCATCCAGGACATGGGCGCCGCCGGCCTCACCTGCTCCACCTGCGAAATGGGCAGCCGCGCCGGCACCGGCATCGAAATCGACCTGATGCACGTCCCCCAGCGCGAAACCGGCATGACTCCCTACGAGATCTTGCTCAGCGAAAGCCAGGAGCGCATGCTCCTCGTCGCCCACCAGGGCAGGGAACAGGAAGTGCTCGACGTCTTCCGCAAGTGGGGGCTCGACGCACGCATCATCGGCCGCGTCACCGGCGACGGCATGATGCGCGTCAAAAATCACGGCCAGGTCGTCGCCGAAATCCCCTCGCGCCCGCTCGCCGACGAAGCGCCCCTCTACCACCGCCCCTTCACCAGGCCGCTGCGCGAAGTCCCCATGGAAGCGCCCGCTTTCGCCAGCGCGGACCTCGCCGCCGATCTCTTCACCCTCGCCGGCGCCCAGGACCTCTGCGACAAGCGCTGGATCTGGGAACAGTACGACTTCATGGTGCGCACCAACACGGTCCTCGGCCCCGGCGCCGACGCGGCCGTCCTGCGCATCAAAGAGACGGGCACGATGATCGCCATGGCCCTCGACGGCAACGGCCGCTACTGCTATCTCGATCCCCGCCAGGGCGCGCGCCTGCTCGTCGCCGAGTGCGCCCGCAACCTCGCCTGCGTCGGCGCCGAGCCCGTCGGAGCCACCAACAACCTCAACTTCGGCAACCCCGAAAAACCCGCCATCATGGCCCAGATCGTCGAGGCCATCGAAGGCATGGCCGAAGCCTGCACCGTCTTCGAAACCCCCATCACCGGCGGCAACGTCAGCCTCTACAACGAAACCCTCGGCGAAGCCATCTTCCCCACGCCCGTCATCGGCCTCGTCGGCACCATGCCCCTGATCGAGCCGCCCGGCATCGGCTTCCGTGCCGCAGGCCGCGCCCTTTACCTGATCGGTGGCATCGGCGCTGCCGACGAGATCCGCATGGGCGGCACCCAGTACGCCAAGCAGGTCCTGCGCCAGCTCTGGGGGCTGCCGCCCGAGATCGACTTCGAACTCGAAAAGCGCGTCCAGGCGGCCGTGCGCGAGATGGCCCGCTCCGGCGCTGTCGACTCCGCCCATGACATCAGCGACGGCGGCCTCGCCTGGTGCCTCGCCGAGTGCTGCTTCCCCCGCGAAACCGGCGCGCGCGTCGATCTCGATTCAGACCTCAGGCCCGAACTGCTCCTCTTCCACGAAGGTCCCTCCCGCGTCGTCGTCTCCACCGCCAATCCGGCTCGTGTGGAAGAAATCGCCGCCCGTCACGGTGCCCCCGCGCTCCGCATCGGGGAAACCGGCGGCCGGGAACTCGTCATTGCGAACCGCGGCGCGGAACTCCTCCGCGTCTCCGTGCGCGGTCTCAAGCAGCGCTGGTCCTCGGCGCTTGAAGAATGGCTCCATGCCGGACAGGAGATCCATGCCTGA